Proteins encoded within one genomic window of Pigmentiphaga sp. H8:
- the hemC gene encoding hydroxymethylbilane synthase, whose product MKNDRLIIATRESQLALWQAEHVQARLRALYPQYSVELLGMTTRGDRILDRTLSKVGGKGLFVKELETALQDGRADLAVHSLKDVPVDLAPEFALSTIMEREDPRDALVSARYAALADMPAGAVIGTSSLRRESQVRARHPHLQVRPLRGNLQTRLAKLDRGEYDAIVLAAAGLRRLGLGDRIRTLLAPEDSLPAAGQGALGIEIRADREDLRAVLAPLSHAATTAEALAERAVSRRLGGSCQVPLAAYAQAQGESLRLRALVATPDGARIVRAERTGTARDAEALGLAVAEELLAAGAADILATLG is encoded by the coding sequence TTGAAAAACGATCGTTTGATCATCGCCACGCGCGAAAGCCAGCTGGCGCTCTGGCAGGCCGAACATGTACAGGCGCGGCTGCGCGCGCTGTATCCGCAGTATTCCGTCGAACTGCTGGGCATGACCACCCGCGGCGACCGCATCCTGGACCGCACGCTGTCCAAGGTCGGCGGCAAGGGCCTGTTCGTCAAGGAATTGGAAACCGCCCTGCAGGACGGCCGGGCCGACCTGGCCGTGCATTCGCTCAAGGACGTGCCGGTGGACCTGGCGCCGGAGTTCGCGCTGTCCACCATCATGGAGCGCGAGGATCCGCGCGACGCCCTGGTGTCGGCGCGCTACGCGGCGCTGGCCGACATGCCCGCCGGCGCGGTCATCGGCACCTCCAGCCTGCGCCGCGAGTCGCAGGTCCGGGCCCGCCATCCGCACCTGCAGGTGCGGCCCCTGCGCGGCAACCTGCAGACCCGCCTGGCCAAGCTCGATCGCGGCGAATACGACGCCATCGTGCTGGCGGCCGCGGGTCTGCGCAGGCTGGGCCTGGGCGACCGCATCCGGACCCTGCTGGCGCCCGAGGACAGCCTGCCGGCCGCCGGGCAGGGCGCCCTGGGTATCGAGATCCGCGCCGACCGCGAAGACCTGCGTGCCGTGCTCGCGCCGCTGTCGCATGCTGCCACCACCGCCGAGGCCCTGGCCGAACGCGCTGTGTCGCGGCGCCTGGGCGGCTCCTGTCAGGTGCCGCTGGCCGCCTATGCGCAGGCGCAGGGCGAATCGCTGCGCCTGCGGGCCCTGGTCGCGACGCCCGACGGCGCGCGCATCGTCCGGGCCGAGCGCACCGGCACCGCGCGGGACGCCGAGGC